From a single Miscanthus floridulus cultivar M001 chromosome 8, ASM1932011v1, whole genome shotgun sequence genomic region:
- the LOC136469531 gene encoding uncharacterized protein, whose amino-acid sequence MGNPIFKVGMLFESVEVLRKAVTKYSVKQRVDIWFSRNEQKRLKAHYVDGCPWLLYGSVGNRSNGMVIKTYQGTHNYQRKWVVKRCTSRWLAKKYLESFRANKKMTLANFARVVQKEWNLTPSRSKLQRARRLAMQTVMGDEVEQYKLLWDYGNEHRKSNPSTSFFLTLDGNIFSTLYLSLDACKRGFLSACRPLIFLDGCHTKTKYGGQILTVVGIDPNDCMYPIALGIVEVESLSSWTWFLETLKTDLGIANTFPWTI is encoded by the coding sequence ATGGGCAATCCAATATTCAAGGTGGGTATGCTCTTTGAATCGGTTGAGGTACTAAGGAAGGCTGTCACTAAGTATAGTGTGAAGCAAAGAGTGGACATCTGGTTCTCCAGGAATGAGCAGAAGAGGTTGAAGGCACACTATGTAGATGGATGCCCTTGGTTGTTGTATGGATCAGTGGGCAATAGGTCAAATGGAATGGTCAtaaaaacctaccaaggtacccACAACTACCAGAGGAAGTGGGTTGTCAAGAGGTGCACCTCTAGGTGGCTAGCAAAGAAGTACCTAGAATCATTCAGGGCTAACAAGAAGATGACCCTAGCTAACTTTGCAAGGGTTGTTCAAAAGGAGTGGAACCTAACTCCATCAAGGTCCAAGTTACAAAGAGCTAGAAGGCTGGCCATGCAAACAGTTATGGGTGATGAGGTGGAGCAGTACAAGTTGTTATGGGATTATGGCAATGAGCATAGAAAATCAAACCCTAGTACCTCTTTCTTTCTAACACTGGATGGTAACATCTTTAGTACACTATACTTGTCTTTAGATGCTTGCAAAAGGGGATTTTTGTCTGCTTGTAGGCCTCTGATATTTCTGGATGGCTGTCACACAAAAACTAAGTATGGGGGACAGATTCTTACTGTAGTAGGCATAGACCCCAATGACTGCATGTATCCCATCGCACTTGGAATTGTTGAGGTTGAATCACTTTCATCTTGGACATGGTTTCTAGAGACATTGAAGACAGATCTTGGTATTGCGAACACCTTTCCCTGGACCATATGA